The window ACGCCTGAATGCACCGCTGCTGGGGTACCTGCCCTGGGATGCAACGACGCCGCCCGCGGCTTTCGCCGACCATCTCTCTCTGCCGGACACGGTCTGACGCCGCGTCGGCACGCGGCGTGCGTCCGGCGTATGTTGCCGTCGTCCACGACCGGCTTCCGCATTGTTTCCGGATGAGATTCGATAAAATCAGTTAAATCAATTAGATCTATGGGCTGATTGGCTGAAATGCTGGTTTCGCTTGCGCCAGCTGCCAATAGGCCGTATTCAGCGAATCTCCCAAGCAATCACAAATATTATTATGTGCTAATGTTTTGTGTACATATTCTGTAAGGTATTGCTGCAGCACATGTTTAGCGTAACAAATTGACATTTGCTTGCGCCTTAAAGAGGTATCGTCTAGCATTCTTCAGCAATCGAATTCTCACAATAAGTAACGATGGTTGCGGATCAAAAGGGGCCAGGCGTGACAGCAGCAGAACCGGAGGGGCGGCGCACGCCGCGGTCTTCCAACCAAACGATTCCCGGTCCCGGGACGGCACCGCGCTGGTGCACCCGGACATGATGATCTCCCTGCCTTACCTCGCTTTCACTCGGACCCTCGGTGGCGCGTGTGCCGTGTCGCGCGTCCGTGTGGGGGGCACCTGCGCCCCGGGTCTGTCGCACCTGCACAACAGTCTCCGCCCCAGCGCGCCGGCCGGCCGCCGCGGTCCCGTACACCGGAGACACCAAATTATCCGATCGCCGATTCCATTGTCCGCCGCTTTGTAGTGGTTGCGAGGCGGCCCGACTCGACGAATGTTCAAAAGCAAAAATTGAAATTCGACAAAGGAGAGAGAAGGGCATGTCTGCGAGAACGAAACTGGGAGTGCCCCGGGGCGTGCCCCGGGTGCTGGCGGGGTTCGGCCTCATGTCGGCGGCCGGATTGGCGGATGCGGCCTACGATCTGAACCTCCCGCGAGGGGTCACGCCGATCAGTCGCGAGGTCTTCGATCTGCACATGCTGGTCTTGTGGGTGTGCGTTGCGATCGGCATCGTGGTGTTCAGCGCGATGTTCTACTCCATCATCAGGCACCGCAAGAGCAAGGGTGCGGTCGCCGCCAAATTCCACGAAAGCACCGTCGTCGAGGTTCTCTGGACCATCGTCCCCTTTCTGATCCTGATCGGCATGGCGATTCCTGCCACCAAGACGCTGATCGCCATGGAGGACACCCGCAACGCCGACGTCAGCATCAAGGTGACCGGGTATCAGTGGAAATGGCGCTACGACTACCTGGATGACGGCGTGGGCTTCTTCAGCACCCTGTCGACGCCCAAGGACGAGATCTTCAACCGGGCCGAAAAGAATCCCCACTACCTGCTCGAAGTCGACCATCCCATGGTGGTGCCGGTGAACAAGAAGGTGCGTCTGCTCATCACGGCGAACGATGTCATCCACTCCTGGTGGGTCCCTGTTTTCGGCATGAAAAAAGATGCGATCCCCGGCTTCGTCAACGAGATGTGGATCAACGTCGATACGCCCGGGACCTACCGCGGGCAGTGCGCCGAACTGTGCGGCAAG is drawn from Gammaproteobacteria bacterium and contains these coding sequences:
- the coxB gene encoding cytochrome c oxidase subunit II → MSARTKLGVPRGVPRVLAGFGLMSAAGLADAAYDLNLPRGVTPISREVFDLHMLVLWVCVAIGIVVFSAMFYSIIRHRKSKGAVAAKFHESTVVEVLWTIVPFLILIGMAIPATKTLIAMEDTRNADVSIKVTGYQWKWRYDYLDDGVGFFSTLSTPKDEIFNRAEKNPHYLLEVDHPMVVPVNKKVRLLITANDVIHSWWVPVFGMKKDAIPGFVNEMWINVDTPGTYRGQCAELCGKDHGFMPIVVVAKEQPDYDQWLADQQQASAVAAADSDREFSKDELMARGEKVFTANCAACHQANGEGVPGAFPALKGGVIATGPVPGHLDIVLHGKSGTAMAAFGSQLNDADLAAVITYERNAWGNDTGDVVQPADVKAAR